AGAAGCTGGGACTTGGCGATAAGCGAAACGAATTCGGCAAGAATTTGTCTGGAGGCATGAAGAGGCGGTTATCACTGGGTATCGCCATTGCCGGCAACACCAAGTAAACTCAAGAGATATATTGCTTAAAGATATTCGATTAAAAAATCTTTGTTTAATCTCGCAGAATCGTTATCCTTGACGAACCATCATCGGGATTGGACATTAACTCGCGTCGTGAGCTATGGGACATTCTACTTAATCTACGCAAGGAGAAGGCCATTCTGGTCACCACGCACTACATGGAGGAGGCCGAGGTCCTTGGGGATACCATCTGCATATTGGCCAATGGCAAACTGCAGAGCATCGGGAGTCCTTTAGAATTAAAACGCAAATCGGGAATTGGTTATCGCCTTAAATTAGAAATCAACGATTTCGCAGCAAGAGAAGGCGAAATCATGGAAATAATCCATCACTTCGTGCCATCAGCCAGAGTCTTGGTAAGTCATCAATGAACTATATGTAAGGCGTGTGCATAATATCCTTTAAACGTTGAACAGAATGTGGTGAATCCTACTGTGTATATCTGCCTGCCGTATgcctataaaaattgtttcgCACAAATGCTTTATAAGCTGGAGAATGAATCAAAGGAACTGGGCATACATACAATTTCCATGACGGACACCTCCCTGGAGGATGTTTTCCTAAGGTAGGCATTGGAAGATAcattctttattatttttgcctTAATATCTTTTGTGGTGTTTTAGATGCGCAGGCGAACAGGATCAAGTGGATACCCCGGATGGTTCGCGCAATGATGCGCCGCTACTGACACACTACAAAAGACTCCCAGTCCATGCCCCTCAACGCGGACTATTTCAACTTTGGATGGCCGTGTTTTACAAAAAGTGGACCTTTATTTCCAATGAATGGTTATATACTCTGATAATGGTAAGTTGTTAGCAATTTGTAGGACTTTGCTCTGTTGTATAAACGGCAAAAACATCTATAGTACTTTACAATGTGTGTTTCGCTCTTTATGTGCTCCCTCCTCGCCAGCTGTGCATTCCCTTTGTTTCCGTATTCGGGGCTATACTGGTGATGCACGCCATGTCCGTGGTGGAGAATGAAGAAGCTCTGCCGCTGAAGCTCAGCCAGATGGGCAGTGGCGTTGTATACATTCACAATCCGACGGGCCATCACGCCCATgtggagcagcagctgcgTCAACAGATCGAGCTGAATGGAATCACAGTGAAAACAATGCAACTGCGTGGAAGTAATGATGTGAAAAATGGTGAGTATGCGACGTTGTGCTAAACATTTGAATGGCTCTATCAATTAATCTGTTCTCTAGAATCCCTTGACTTACAACGCGACAACTTGGCTGATTTCTTGGAGCGGGTGATTGGCATCATTGACATGTACggaggtgggcgtggcacctCCGATACTCCCACCATTGAGATTTTTTACTCAGGCAATCGCTACCACAGCTCTGTGGAGCTTATCAACCTGGTGGACTCGGCAATGCTGAAGCTAGAGCGTCCAGAGTCTGGCATTAATACGACTTACGTGCCAATTCGTCGATTCATTAGCGACATCAGTCCATCGCGCCTGGAATACTATGCGGTCATCGTGCCGGTTGGCATGTTCTTCTTCATGTTCTATTTCATCTCATTGCCGTTTCGGGAGTACGCCAATGGGTTCAGACAGCTGCAAACCATGTCGCGATTTACTTACTGGCTTGCGCATTTTACTTTTGATATGCTGATCCTGATCTTCGTCTGCATTGCGCTGTTTAGTCTGCAATCCTTAGTGATGCCCTCGGAGCTGTATACAACGGCGGAGCTTAAGGTCATTGTGTTAAGCCTATTTTTTTACGGCTGCAGCTACCTGCCCATTCTATACGCCCTGGGGAACAACTTTAAGTCGATATCCACGATATCTACTTATTTGCTTTTGATGCTGATTGTGTCGGGTAATATTATTTGACTTTATAACCAGTGACAACAATTGTTAAAACTATAAAACCCATTTTCTTTTAGCCATTGCCCCACTTATCACCTCCAGCAATGCAGCGGCCATGAAACTGCATGAGACCAAGATCGCCTTCCTCTGCTTCCTACCGGACTTCAATCTCAATCACCAGTTTCGCATCATCAATGAAAACTTTATAACCCGACGCCATTCGGCACTTATAAAGGGTCTCATCAGCCAGGACACCTTCTTTGCCTATGCCACCGCCGTGGGTGTCATTGTCATGGCATTCTTTACCATAGTCCTTGAACACAAGTATCTGCGGAGACGAATTCATGATGGCATATGGGAATGGACAttccaaaaaaagaaatacaattCGACAGGCACCATTCCTAGTACTCCGATCTCAGAAATTGATGATTGTGCCAAGGAGGAAAAACGGGTTAACGAGCTGATAAAAAACCCATCGAACGACCATCCACTGATTGTACACAATCTTCGCAAGCGATACGGCGATAAGGTGGCTGTGGACGGAGTGAGCTTTGCGGCTGCCCAGGGTGAATGCTTTGGTCTGTTGGGTGTTAACGGAGCGGGTAAGACAAGTACCTTCCAGATGATAGCGGCCAATTTGCCTCTAGATGGTGGCAGTATCCAAATCAAAGGCGCAGAAATTCGCGAGCATGAGTTGAAATATCGGGAATACTTTGGCTACTGCCCTCAGTACGACGCACTAAATAAATTCATGACCGCCGAGCAGTGCCTACACTACATGGCATTGTTGCGCGGCCTGAGCAACACCACCGAAGGACCAGCCAGCTGCAAGGAGAACGTGAAGTACTGGCTGGAGAAGATGCATTTGACCAAATATCAAAAGGTGCAAGTGCGCCACTATTCGGGCGGCACGAAACGCAAGCTTCTGGCGGCAATGGCCATGATTGGTGCACCCGCACTGGTGCTCCTGGACGAACCTACCACCGGCGTGGATCCCATCTCGAGACGATTTCTTTGGCAGTGCATCAAAGACTTCCAGGGAAAGGATCGAACAGTGGTGCTCACATCGCATAGGTAAGCCCAAAAACCCGTATGTCCTTTCCAAACAGATTCAAAAATGTGCACATTCTGTTCAAACAGCATGGACGAGTGCGAAGAACTGTGCAATCGCTTGGCCATCATGGCGCACGGAAAGTTCAAGTGTCTGAACAATATTTGCGCCCTAAAGCGATTGAGCGGCTTCACGATAAAACTGAAAATGAAGGAGGACACCGAAACGGATATGAATATATCCACGATCACTGGCACGTTGAAGTCACAGTTTCCTGGCTTGGAACTGCGCGAGAGCCATGCCGGCACGCTCACCTACTTCGTTAGCACGCAGGAGAGTGTGGTCCTTTGGTCGAGTGTTTTCAAGATAGCTGAGGACTATCTGGGCGATCGCTTGCGCGATCTCGTGGCCGATTATTCGGTCAACGAGTGCACCCTCGAGGACATTTTCCTCAAGTTCGAGAGAGAGGCGAAATCACAATCGGCGTCACGTCAAACCTCCGTGCAACGCAGTCCGGAAAGCAGCTACGTTTAGGTCAGATATTAGAAGTATCGGAATATCAGTTAAGATGAGCGCAAGACTGCCGTAGTGGGGAATCGGGCTCATCTCCATCGCGACACAACCTATCATCCATATTCATTTCAATTCGAACATGGAACTCTTATGAATCTCTTTATTTATTGCTCGTATTCTCTCCGCGGAGGTCTAAAGCGCTCAGTTCTACCGGTGGGAATAATCTACTTAATGTATTTAGGGACTAATcaaaccaaacaaacacaTCACTTTGTGAGTATATAAAACTTAAGACACTTTATGACTAAATATAAGTAATACAACAAACAATATTTGTACATAATATTTGATGTGCACTGATTAAGGGTGGATTATGGATTAAAGTAAATTATCGTAATTTAAAAGAAGTTAAAAACAGTATTTAAACCCTTCTATTGGTAGAACGAGTATCTGATTGACGGGGCACTCTAGCATTCCCTCctggtttgttttttaatttcaaatctcccgccttagtatttttaaaatactACTCATAATAATACTAGAAGGCGCTTCAAACGATCTCTATTTGGAACTTAACAATTCATTAACAATTCAACATATCCTATGTTTACATCCAGCTTAAATATCAAGCTTGACTATTggatttgaatttaattatgagaaaaataaacataaaactaTTAATACTTGGGCGACTTAGGCGCTAATCGAAACGTCAATCTCTCAATAAATCTCCCACTTGGCCACACTAATGTAGCgttatttacaaaatattcttttttttcgacGTTAATTTATCGTTTATGCCGA
This genomic stretch from Drosophila mauritiana strain mau12 chromosome 2L, ASM438214v1, whole genome shotgun sequence harbors:
- the LOC117151084 gene encoding ATP-binding cassette sub-family A member 3; the protein is MAGTFSPLFFVFLRKNLLYLQCNLLPLLLICSGFAGVLTAYVHWSVKPVIHQMEEFEAKNEMVLREVYFPGNEQDYIYYSPNSPNVEDIMDLLRVDLGIIPERLRANNNSFEMQLEMEQQCRGSCFAIDFHQVPNRGSGGKFRYSLSSNQIRISPRKRFVNDEEINHQIDDDDYIRSGFLSLQHILDKQYMKYQELGKDFEVVVSSMPNLEVTSMDSHRLTYFGTLCSILFNVVLLSSFVVPFVEEKQNGLKEFLNLVTPMSFLNGLTFFLIRFVCYTLLIIFVLVVAYVYKALGSICFGSVAVLFLLYILSTMSYAYLISICFHSVFYAKIGGLAMLIIPYVFSFVRSWATSLAFVFFSTNTFLEGLDIFQTFSNKHREFGAMDIFRVIKYDSSTMFTVYMVLIFQSFLYALLYNYLGCVFPGPGGLKRPMFFFLDPKTYRKRQRNEYTTAPRGTQAIIITELCKKFQTSKRDTLISDNLNMTINNKEITVLLGHNGAGKTTMMNMIMGLVPKDSGKIIVCSERDVASYRHLIGFCPQHSVFMSYMTCHQHLEFFAQLRGARRSDARDWADEKLKKLGLGDKRNEFGKNLSGGMKRRLSLGIAIAGNTKIVILDEPSSGLDINSRRELWDILLNLRKEKAILVTTHYMEEAEVLGDTICILANGKLQSIGSPLELKRKSGIGYRLKLEINDFAAREGEIMEIIHHFVPSARVLNVVNPTVYICLPYAYKNCFAQMLYKLENESKELGIHTISMTDTSLEDVFLRCAGEQDQVDTPDGSRNDAPLLTHYKRLPVHAPQRGLFQLWMAVFYKKWTFISNEWLYTLIMLCIPFVSVFGAILVMHAMSVVENEEALPLKLSQMGSGVVYIHNPTGHHAHVEQQLRQQIELNGITVKTMQLRGSNDVKNESLDLQRDNLADFLERVIGIIDMYGGGRGTSDTPTIEIFYSGNRYHSSVELINLVDSAMLKLERPESGINTTYVPIRRFISDISPSRLEYYAVIVPVGMFFFMFYFISLPFREYANGFRQLQTMSRFTYWLAHFTFDMLILIFVCIALFSLQSLVMPSELYTTAELKVIVLSLFFYGCSYLPILYALGNNFKSISTISTYLLLMLIVSAIAPLITSSNAAAMKLHETKIAFLCFLPDFNLNHQFRIINENFITRRHSALIKGLISQDTFFAYATAVGVIVMAFFTIVLEHKYLRRRIHDGIWEWTFQKKKYNSTGTIPSTPISEIDDCAKEEKRVNELIKNPSNDHPLIVHNLRKRYGDKVAVDGVSFAAAQGECFGLLGVNGAGKTSTFQMIAANLPLDGGSIQIKGAEIREHELKYREYFGYCPQYDALNKFMTAEQCLHYMALLRGLSNTTEGPASCKENVKYWLEKMHLTKYQKVQVRHYSGGTKRKLLAAMAMIGAPALVLLDEPTTGVDPISRRFLWQCIKDFQGKDRTVVLTSHSMDECEELCNRLAIMAHGKFKCLNNICALKRLSGFTIKLKMKEDTETDMNISTITGTLKSQFPGLELRESHAGTLTYFVSTQESVVLWSSVFKIAEDYLGDRLRDLVADYSVNECTLEDIFLKFEREAKSQSASRQTSVQRSPESSYV